TTATGATTTTTAATTTTACTATAGTGAATTCATAATAATAGTCTAGGAGGTGATAAGATGGATGGGCACGAGACGAGAAATTGCACTTTTACCTTGTTTCGCTTCCTGGATGGAATGCAAATCAAAAAATGAGTATGATGCAGGTGACCATGAATTGTTAATTGGTAAGGCTAAGGGATTATATTCCCATTATATGAAAGTTTACTTTTAATTGAGGGAAGATGGGATCTGCTAAAAAAATGAGGGGGGGTCTTATGGGCATCAAAACTGGCGAAGAATATATTACCAGAATAAAATCCAGAAAGCCCGAAGCAACATCTCATGTCTAACATTTTTTTCTTTAATAGATGGCCTGTATGCAAGTGGACAGTCGCAACCGTATCTTGACATTTAGGCCATCTTTTTTAGAATAACCGGATTCACGATGATGCGTTTCAACTCGCTTGGCAGCACTTAAATCACTGATTGGTACAGAACAGGTTTTAGACCAACACGTCTGGTGACAAAGAAAACTTTTTCACTGTCCTTGGCACTGCACAATTAAAAACTCTCTCGTTCGAAAACTAAAAGACGAACGAAGTAAATACAAGAAATTATTGGGATAATTATGAATTATCGCATAGAATTATTTTTCAGGCGTGTTTAACTTATACTCTTATAATCCTTTTATATGACAACGTTTAGAGAACCTTCATAATCCACTTATCTTATTTTTCTACTAAAATCCAAATTTCTGATGCCCCAGGGATGCTCCCCATCGTCCACCACTTTGCTTCGTACACATGCCCTTTATACGTGACTTTATCACCTCCCAAATATGGCTTTTGCGGGTTCCATTCTACCGATGCTTCACTTAACAGTTTCCAAGCATCCGAGGAGTCAGGTTGGTTCCCTTGTGTCCAATACTTTGCCTCGTACTCATATCCATTGAAGAGAACGACCATCCCTGCTGTATAAACCTTGGCGGCATTCCATTTTTCTCCTGAAGCATTCGAGTCATCTTTTACCGTCGTAACTTCTAGGTGAGAACTTGGGAGAGAGAGGTTTTCTGCCTCATCGCGGGAAGACACTGTATATGAGTATCGGGTTCCTGGCTGTAATCCTTTGTCTTCATAATAAGTGTTTACCGTAGTGCCGATTTGTTTTCCGTCACGGTAGATCAAATATTCCTTCACGCCTACATTATCTTCGGAAGCAGTCCACATAAGGCTAACGGAACTCTCTGTTACCTTCATCGTGTGGAGGCCAGTTGGAGCGGAAGGAGATTCCGTATCTTTAGTTAACGGAAGGGTTGTAACAATTACTTCTTCGCTTGCAACACTTTCATTGCCTGAAAGGTCAATGGCCTTGATTGTATAATGATATTCCGTCTCTGGCATTACATCTGTATCGGTATAGAATGCCTGAGCTGTTGAACCGATTTTCTGCCCATTGCGGTAAATATCATACCCTTTGATTCCTGCATTATCGGTTGCTTCCTGCCACTTCAACATAACTTTTCGATCTGATACATGAGAAACTTCAATCGGTCCAGAAAGGGAAGGGGCCTCTGTATCTACCAAACCATCATTAATTAGATTGACATCAATGACATTATAGAACGCATTTGGAGTATCTGCTACGTCCCATACGCCAAGGATGACGTGGTATCCACTCCGGTCTGTCGGCACATTGATTTTATGAGTCAAATTATTGCTAGCCGGTGTACCATCATGAGTCTCTGTCCCAATCAATTCGAAATCAGAACGCTCTAAAGGACTATTTGGATCCCACCCTTTTTTAGTAATGTAATAATGCCATATGGAAGTAGCATGAGGTGCTGTATATTTCCATGTGAACGTATTCAATCCACCTCGCATGTCCTGCTTTTTCCAGGCATCGGCGGACTGACGGTCCATTACCTGATCAATCTGGCCTAGTCCACCCCCAGCTGACGCTATATGACCGTCAGCCGGTCCTGCTTCCGGAAAG
This genomic stretch from Peribacillus muralis harbors:
- a CDS encoding lytic polysaccharide monooxygenase, which encodes MNWTSTVLKGLLTAGVFGLGAWLSAEVASAHGYIEKPASRGYIGSLEKQEIGWQSALEKYGRVIDSPQSVEGPKGFPEAGPADGHIASAGGGLGQIDQVMDRQSADAWKKQDMRGGLNTFTWKYTAPHATSIWHYYITKKGWDPNSPLERSDFELIGTETHDGTPASNNLTHKINVPTDRSGYHVILGVWDVADTPNAFYNVIDVNLINDGLVDTEAPSLSGPIEVSHVSDRKVMLKWQEATDNAGIKGYDIYRNGQKIGSTAQAFYTDTDVMPETEYHYTIKAIDLSGNESVASEEVIVTTLPLTKDTESPSAPTGLHTMKVTESSVSLMWTASEDNVGVKEYLIYRDGKQIGTTVNTYYEDKGLQPGTRYSYTVSSRDEAENLSLPSSHLEVTTVKDDSNASGEKWNAAKVYTAGMVVLFNGYEYEAKYWTQGNQPDSSDAWKLLSEASVEWNPQKPYLGGDKVTYKGHVYEAKWWTMGSIPGASEIWILVEK